AGCTTACGGATGATGATTACACCATTGATGACTTTATTGAGGATTTAAAACGGAAAGGGTATATCCGCGAAGAGTTTGAAGATGGTGGCGGACAAATGGGAGAACAAGGTGAAGAAGGGGATGGAGGCGATGAAGGCAATGGTCGCGGAAGTAAAATCAGCATGACGGCCAAATTGGAGCAAATGCTCCGCAAGCGCGCATTGGACCAGATTTTTGGTAAGATAAAACGCAGTGGCTCGGGAAACCATAAAACAGGCAAACTGGGACGGGGAGACGAACATTCCGGGGAGTTCCGGGAATATCGTTTTGGAGATGCCTTGGATCGAATTTCCATGACTGAAAGTTTGAAAAATGCACAAATCAATCACGGTATTGGGAATTTCTCGTTGGATGAAGGGGATCTGGTCGTAGAGGATACGGAGTTCAAAGCCCAAATGAGCACGGTCTTAATGATCGATATTAGCCATAGCATGATTTTGTACGGCGAGGATCGGATTACCCCCGCCAAAAAGGTCGCCATGGCCCTGGCGGAATTGATTACTACCCGCTATCCCAAGGATACCCTGGATATTTTGGTCTTTGGCAATGATGCCTGGCCCATAGCGATCAAGGAACTGCCCTATTTAAAAGTAGGGCCATACCATACCAATACCGTAGCCGGACTCCAACTGGCCATGGATATGCTTCGCCGTAAACGGAACACCAATAAGCAAATATTCATGATTACGGACGGGAAACCCAGTTGTTTACGGCTTCCCAATGGGGACTATTACAAGAACAGTGTGGGATTGGATGATTATATCGTGGAGAAATGCTACCACATGGCGGCCCAGGCACGAAAGCTACATATTCCCATTACGACTTTTATGATTGCCCAGGACCCCTATCTCATGCAGTTCATTCGGGAGTTTACCCAGGCGAATCGTGGAAAGGCCTTCTATACCGGACTGAAAGGATTGGGGGAAATGATTTTTGAAGATTACGAGAACAATAGAAAAAAAAGGATTAAGTAATTAGTTGTTTGTTGATGGTTGTTGGTCCAAAATCACCAATAACCAAAACCGAACAACCAATAACTACAAAAATGAAAATAGAAAGCATCAAGACTTTTGGCGACCTTAAAAAGGCGGGGTATCAACCCAAAGGCATTAAAGACGAATTGCGGAATAACCTTCGGGAAAAGATCAAGGCCGGGGAAAATGTGTTCACCGGGATTTGGGGCTATGAAAATTCGGTAATTCCAGAGTTGGAAAGGGCCATTTTATCACGGCACAACATCAATTTATTGGGACTCCGGGGGCAGGCCAAGACAAGACTGGCACGTTTAATGGTCAACTTACTGGATGAATACATTCCCTATGTGGAAGGTTCGGAAATTCATGACGACCCTTTTAACCCGATGAGTCGGTATGCCAAGGAACTGTTGGACGAAAAAGGGGACAGCACGCCCATCTCATGGCTTTACAGGGAGGAACGCTTCTTTGAAAAACTGGCAACCCCGGATGTTACGGTGGCGGATTTGATAGGGGATGTGGATCCCATTAAAGCGGCAAACCTTAAGTTGAGCTATGCCGATGATAGGGTCATCCATTTTGGGATGATACCAAGGGCCAACCGATCCATCTTCGTGATCAATGAACTGCCCGACCTTCAAGCAAGGATTCAAGTAGCCTTGTTCAACATACTGCAGGAAGGGGATGTACAGATTCGTGGCTTTAAACTGCGTTTGCCTTTGGACGTACAGTTCGTTTTTACGGCGAATCCGGAAGATTACACCAATAGGGGGAGTATTGTTACCCCGTTAAAGGACAGGATAGGCTCCCAAATTCTCACGCATTACCCAGAAAATTTGGAAACGGCCAAAAGAATCACCCAACAAGAGGCGCAGTTGGATGCCAGACAGACCGAACATATCCATGTGCCGGATTTGGCGATGGACGTATTGGAACAAATTGGTTTTGAAGCCCGCCACAGTGAATATGTAGATGTCAAAAGTGGGGTGAGTGCCCGTATGAGCATTACCGCTTTTGAAAACCTGTTGAGTGCTGCAGAACGCCGTATGTTACTCTCCGGAGAAGGGAAGACAAGCATTCGATTAAGTGATTTTATGGGCGTGGTCCCATCCATCACAGGAAAGATTGAATTGGTCTATGAGGGGGAACAGGAGGGAGCCGACTTTGTGGCGGAAACCCTATTGGAGGAAGCCATCAAGTCCATATTTCCCAAATTCTTTCCGAAAATAAGCAAGTTGGAAAAAAAGGATGCCGAAACCCCCTATGATGAATTGATTGCCTGGTTCTTTGATCAGGAAGGTTTTGAATTATTGGATGAGGACACGGATGCCACCTACCAGCAAAAACTGAACTCCATTGGACCGTTGAACCAATTGGTCGTAGACTATGGTGGGGATATTCCGGGAACGGATCAGAACTTTTTTAAGGAATTATTGCTGTGGGGCCTGGTGGCCCATAAAAAATTGAGCAAGTACCGCTTTGAAAAAGGGGTGCAGTTCAAAGATCTTTACGGAAGTTATATCAGCGGACTTTAAGGAGACGGTTGTCATGGCGACAAGGTCTCGATAAGGACTGGGACAATGGGGAATCCTCACTAAAAATTGGATTTCCACGTGGCTCGTACCATGTGGAATGCTGTTGAAATGGCCTTCGTTCGTTATGGGATATTATGAACTCGTCTTCAGTTCGTAAAATTTGCTGCAAAAATACCTTTTGCACCCATATTTTGTCTTTTTCTTGTTTCGTAGCCCAGCTACCTGCCCACCATGCGGAAGGCAGGCGGGTGCAACGCGAAAAAGCCTTCATCTGGGCACAAAATCTTGTTTTTTCCCTAAACCCTGCGAACTCAAGACGGGTTCCATTTTTTAAACGGAAATGCCTTGAAAAAGGTTAAGCTGCGCCATGCCCATTCCAAAGGGCCATAGGCAAAGTATTTTAGCCATACCTTACTGAGCCACATTTGCAAGGCAATAAACACAATGGCTATCAAAAAAGCATATACCTGCCGCAATTCACCAATTAATCCCAGTCCCCATCCATAAAGGATAAAGGTGAAAACAATACTTTGAAACACATAGTTGGTCAACGCCATACGGCCGTAAGGGGCGAACGTTCCAAGCCTTTTTTCCCACTTTACCCTTCGAAACAGCATGGCAAAAATTGCAATGTACATTAGGGTCATCGCCGCATTGCCAATATCCATTGTAGTAAATCCAATCATGGCATTCCAGCTTTTTGGATTAAATTCCGGTCCCATACTGGCAAAGACCGCGGCGGCTGTCCCTATGGAAACCACCAGGGCAATGGAAGAATAAATCAATACTCTTTTGGTGAATTTCCTTTCTTCCTTGAATCGTTTAAAGAAACCCAACCTACCGGCGTAGAGACCGACAAGAAAGAAGGCAAAGGTGAAATAGCCCCTTCCGAAAAAGCCGTACTGATATTCTGCTTTATCCAAATGGCCTTCCGTGGCATTGGTGGCAAAAACATCCCATAACGAACCATTTTTTAGCGTATCGTAATACGCGAGGATTTTAGGGTCATCGGGATCCATATTGGTATCGCTAAAAATACGCTCCCCACCGGTGAGGTAAAATAGGATATACCGCACCAATCCAAAAAACAGGAGCGTTGCAAATCCCAGTACCCATTTGTTATCCACCTTATAGAACGGAATCAAAAAAATACCGAGTACGGCATAGACCGTAAGGATATCCCCCCGATAAAACAGACTATGTATAAAACCAATGGCCATCAAGAGGACCAAACGCCAAAAAAAACGGCCTCCAAAATATCCCCCTCGCGCATGTGCATTATCCATTTGAATAAAAAAACTGAGTCCAAATAAGAAGGAAAACAAGGCCAAAAACTTTCCTCGAAGGAATATCCCGATAAGCGCGTCAACAATATCGTCAATAATGCCTTGATGAACCGCTTCATTGAAACTGGTCGGTACAGCGGACGCCATATAATTTTCGACAACATGGCAGATGACAATTCCGGCAAGGGCAAAACCACGTAGGGCATCTATGATTTTTATACGCTGAAAGGAATGGGCGGGGTTGATGGTGTTGGACATGGGTGATTGTTTTTTGATTGCTTTGTGGTTAGACTTTACTGCAATCAGGATGTTACACTATTGCACGGTTTTTTGAAAGGTGTACCTTAGGGGAAGGTTAAGAACTCCAGAATGGCAAGGAACAACACTAACATACGGAAAACACGGAGGGTATTTCGGTCAAAATCAAAGTTGGGCAAGGCTCCGGGGCATATCGGTTATGTGGGCCTTAAAGAGCGGACATCATCAAAGATCAGCGTATTGCAATACGATGCGGATACCATCAAGGAATCCCAAATTGATTCCCATGACATCACTTTTGCCGATGGCTTTTGCAGTCTGCTCAATATTATAGGAATTTCGGATGAAAGCTCGATTGATGGCATTGGCCGGTCCTTTAATCTGAACAACCTGCTCCTGGAGGATGTGATGGATGCTTTTCAACGTCCAAAAATAGACGAGTATGACAACCACATTTTTGCCGTACTTAAAATGCTGTATATCAATTCCGATCATAAAATCATTGTTGAGCATATTGCTTTGAACCTGGTTCCCAATGGGGTAATCCTCTTTCAGGAGACGGAAGAGGATGTTTTTGATGGGGTAAAGGAACGCATAGCCAAAAAGCATGGACGGATACGGGCCAGGGGTGCGGATTACCTGTTCTTTGCCCTGCTTGATGCCCTCGTGGACAACTATTATATGGTACTTGAAGATTATAGGGACCGCTTGGAACTGTTGGAGGAAGAAGCCTATGGAAATCCCACGGACGAAACGGCGAGAAAGATCCAGATTCTAAAAAAGGAAATTCTGCGTATTCGAAAATGGGTCTTCCCGGCCAAGGAGATTATTATTCGGTTGCTGCAAACGGAACATCCCTTAATGACCAAGGACACCAAGCTCTTTCTTCGGGACACCCTGGACCATTGTATTGAAATAAATGAGGACATTCAATTGTATCGGGAAATGGCAACAAGTATTATGGAAATCTATATGACGCAGATCAGCAATAAGATGAACGAGGTAATGAAGGTGCTCACCGTCATTGCGGCCATTTTTATCCCATTGACCTTTTTAGCGGGGGTCTATGGGATGAACTTTGAAAATATACCGGAACTCCGATTTGAAGATGGTTATTTTGTCCTATGGGGTGTGTTTCTTATCGTGGGAATAGGCTTGTTACTGTTCTTTAAGGGAAAGAAATGGTTGTGAGCCTTACCTGC
The sequence above is a segment of the Muricauda sp. SCSIO 64092 genome. Coding sequences within it:
- a CDS encoding sigma 54-interacting transcriptional regulator; this translates as MKIESIKTFGDLKKAGYQPKGIKDELRNNLREKIKAGENVFTGIWGYENSVIPELERAILSRHNINLLGLRGQAKTRLARLMVNLLDEYIPYVEGSEIHDDPFNPMSRYAKELLDEKGDSTPISWLYREERFFEKLATPDVTVADLIGDVDPIKAANLKLSYADDRVIHFGMIPRANRSIFVINELPDLQARIQVALFNILQEGDVQIRGFKLRLPLDVQFVFTANPEDYTNRGSIVTPLKDRIGSQILTHYPENLETAKRITQQEAQLDARQTEHIHVPDLAMDVLEQIGFEARHSEYVDVKSGVSARMSITAFENLLSAAERRMLLSGEGKTSIRLSDFMGVVPSITGKIELVYEGEQEGADFVAETLLEEAIKSIFPKFFPKISKLEKKDAETPYDELIAWFFDQEGFELLDEDTDATYQQKLNSIGPLNQLVVDYGGDIPGTDQNFFKELLLWGLVAHKKLSKYRFEKGVQFKDLYGSYISGL
- a CDS encoding vWA domain-containing protein, translated to MAMEQKKGFRFTTYEAPHLSPFEKLFEIFQELITHTSGDFDEAIEWLHQLDEEYELTDDDYTIDDFIEDLKRKGYIREEFEDGGGQMGEQGEEGDGGDEGNGRGSKISMTAKLEQMLRKRALDQIFGKIKRSGSGNHKTGKLGRGDEHSGEFREYRFGDALDRISMTESLKNAQINHGIGNFSLDEGDLVVEDTEFKAQMSTVLMIDISHSMILYGEDRITPAKKVAMALAELITTRYPKDTLDILVFGNDAWPIAIKELPYLKVGPYHTNTVAGLQLAMDMLRRKRNTNKQIFMITDGKPSCLRLPNGDYYKNSVGLDDYIVEKCYHMAAQARKLHIPITTFMIAQDPYLMQFIREFTQANRGKAFYTGLKGLGEMIFEDYENNRKKRIK
- a CDS encoding DUF418 domain-containing protein; translation: MSNTINPAHSFQRIKIIDALRGFALAGIVICHVVENYMASAVPTSFNEAVHQGIIDDIVDALIGIFLRGKFLALFSFLFGLSFFIQMDNAHARGGYFGGRFFWRLVLLMAIGFIHSLFYRGDILTVYAVLGIFLIPFYKVDNKWVLGFATLLFFGLVRYILFYLTGGERIFSDTNMDPDDPKILAYYDTLKNGSLWDVFATNATEGHLDKAEYQYGFFGRGYFTFAFFLVGLYAGRLGFFKRFKEERKFTKRVLIYSSIALVVSIGTAAAVFASMGPEFNPKSWNAMIGFTTMDIGNAAMTLMYIAIFAMLFRRVKWEKRLGTFAPYGRMALTNYVFQSIVFTFILYGWGLGLIGELRQVYAFLIAIVFIALQMWLSKVWLKYFAYGPLEWAWRSLTFFKAFPFKKWNPS
- the corA gene encoding magnesium/cobalt transporter CorA, whose amino-acid sequence is MARNNTNIRKTRRVFRSKSKLGKAPGHIGYVGLKERTSSKISVLQYDADTIKESQIDSHDITFADGFCSLLNIIGISDESSIDGIGRSFNLNNLLLEDVMDAFQRPKIDEYDNHIFAVLKMLYINSDHKIIVEHIALNLVPNGVILFQETEEDVFDGVKERIAKKHGRIRARGADYLFFALLDALVDNYYMVLEDYRDRLELLEEEAYGNPTDETARKIQILKKEILRIRKWVFPAKEIIIRLLQTEHPLMTKDTKLFLRDTLDHCIEINEDIQLYREMATSIMEIYMTQISNKMNEVMKVLTVIAAIFIPLTFLAGVYGMNFENIPELRFEDGYFVLWGVFLIVGIGLLLFFKGKKWL